In Nicotiana tabacum cultivar K326 chromosome 11, ASM71507v2, whole genome shotgun sequence, a single window of DNA contains:
- the LOC107765199 gene encoding putative methyltransferase PMT15 isoform X1 yields MAGSNPTPYYTPTSKHTAATYHSPFLLKRPNLYSLVAVTFLCSAFYFTGLWQNRGSNSVITTSNIVHTTIPCFPSKNTSTNSPTSSKSTQKLDFTTHHSTDDGGAVTPDDSIKIYPPCDIKYSEYTPCEDPERSLKFNRNRLIYRERHCPEKNELLKCRIPAPYGYKNPFKWPISRDLAWYANVPHKELTVEKAVQNWIRYEGDRFRFPGGGTMFPNGADAYIDDIGKLINLNDGSIRTAIDTGCGVASWGAYLLSRNIIAISFAPRDSHEAQVQFALERGVPALIGVIASKRLPYPSRAFDMAHCSRCLIPWGEYDGTYLIEVDRVLRPGGFWILSGPPIRWRKYWKGWARTREDLNAEQNKIEQVAKRLCWKKFVEKDDIAIWQKPYNHVKCTEFRRRVKNPPICPAQDPDKAWYTKIETCLTPLPEVSNEQEVAGGQLEKWPKRLHAIPPRISRGTVNGVTEEDFQKDSQLWKRRVSYYKSVNNQLGQPGQYRNILDMNAFLGGFAANLVDDPVWVMNIAPAEAKVNTLGVIYERGLIGTYQSWCEAMSTYPRTYDLIHADSVFTLYENSRCEMEDIMLELDRILRPEGSVIIRDDVDILIKVKRIADGLNWDSQIIDHEDGPLEREKLLFAVKSYWTAPAAQGS; encoded by the exons ATGGCGGGTTCTAACCCAACCCCTTATTATACTCCAACCTCCAAACACACAGCAGCTACCTACCATTCTCCTTTCCTTTTGAAAAGACCCAATCTTTACTCTTTAGTTGCCGTCACTTTTCTCTGTTCTGCTTTTTACTTCACTGGTTTATGGCAAAATAGAGGCAGTAACAGTGTCATCACCACTTCCAATATTGTCCACACTACCATCCCCTGTTTCCCTTCTAAAAATACCTCCACCAATTCCCCTACTTCTTCAAAATCCACCCAAAAACTAGACTTCACCACCCACCACTCCACCGACGACGGCGGAGCTGTTACACCTGATGATTCAATCAAAATTTACCCTCCTTGTGACATAAAGTACAGTGAGTACACCCCATGTGAAGACCCTGAAAGATCATTGAAATTCAACAGAAACAGATTGATATACAGAGAAAGGCATTGCCCAGAAAAGAATGAGCTTTTAAAATGCCGTATACCTGCACCATATGGTTACAAGAATCCATTTAAATGGCCAATTAGTAGAGATCTTGCATGGTATGCTAATGTACCACACAAAGAACTGACAGTTGAAAAAGCTGTTCAAAACTGGATTAGATATGAAGGGGACAGGTTTAGATTTCCTGGTGGTGGGACTATGTTCCCTAATGGTGCGGAtgcatatattgatgatattggCAAGTTGATTAATCTTAATGATGGTTCCATTAGAACCGCCATTGATACTGGCTGTGGG GTAGCGAGTTGGGGAGCTTACCTATTGTCACGAAATATCATAGCCATATCATTTGCACCCAGGGATTCACATGAAGCACAGGTTCAATTTGCACTTGAGCGAGGAGTACCCGCTCTGATCGGAGTTATTGCCTCCAAGAGGCTTCCCTATCCATCTAGAGCTTTTGATATGGCACATTGCTCTCGTTGTCTCATTCCGTGGGGCGAGTATGATGGTACATATTTGATTGAAGTCGATAGAGTCCTAAGACCTGGTGGATTTTGGATACTCTCTGGCCCTCCGATCCGCTGGAGAAAATACTGGAAAGGCTGGGCAAGAACACGGGAGGACCTAAATGCTGAACAAAATAAAATTGAGCAGGTAGCTAAACGACTCTGCTGGAAAAAGTTTGTCGAAAAGGATGATATTGCTATATGGCAGAAGCCATACAATCATGTTAAGTGCACGGAATTCCGAAGGAGAGTAAAAAATCCACCAATCTGCCCTGCTCAAGATCCTGATAAAGCCTG GTATACAAAAATTGAAACTTGTTTAACTCCCTTACCAGAAGTTTCAAATGAACAAGAGGTGGCTGGTGGACAATTGGAAAAGTGGCCTAAAAGATTACACGCAATACCACCGCGGATAAGCAGGGGAACGGTAAATGGGGTCACGGAAGAAGATTTCCAGAAGGATTCACAGCTATggaaaagaagggtttcgtatTACAAGTCAGTGAATAACCAGCTCGGCCAACCAGGGCAATACAGAAATATCTTAGATATGAATGCATTCCTAGGTGGCTTTGCTGCCAACTTGGTCGATGATCCTGTTTGGGTGATGAATATAGCTCCTGCTGAAGCTAAGGTCAATACACTTGGTGTCATTTATGAAAGAGGGTTAATTGGAACATACCAAAGCTG GTGTGAGGCTATGTCTACATACCCACGAACATATGATCTCATTCATGCTGATTCAGTATTTACTCTGTACGAAAACAG CAGATGTGAAATGGAAGATATTATGCTAGAATTGGATAGAATATTAAGGCCAGAAGGAAGTGTAATTATCCGAGACGACGTAGACATATTGATCAAAGTGAAGAGGATAGCGGATGGGCTGAACTGGGATAGTCAAATTATTGATCATGAAGATGGGCCACTCGAAAGGGAGAAGCTTCTGTTTGCAGTGAAATCATATTGGACAGCGCCAGCTGCTCAAGGATCTTAA
- the LOC107765199 gene encoding putative methyltransferase PMT15 isoform X2: protein MAGSNPTPYYTPTSKHTAATYHSPFLLKRPNLYSLVAVTFLCSAFYFTGLWQNRGSNSVITTSNIVHTTIPCFPSKNTSTNSPTSSKSTQKLDFTTHHSTDDGGAVTPDDSIKIYPPCDIKYSEYTPCEDPERSLKFNRNRLIYRERHCPEKNELLKCRIPAPYGYKNPFKWPISRDLAWYANVPHKELTVEKAVQNWIRYEGDRFRFPGGGTMFPNGADAYIDDIGKLINLNDGSIRTAIDTGCGVASWGAYLLSRNIIAISFAPRDSHEAQVQFALERGVPALIGVIASKRLPYPSRAFDMAHCSRCLIPWGEYDGTYLIEVDRVLRPGGFWILSGPPIRWRKYWKGWARTREDLNAEQNKIEQVAKRLCWKKFVEKDDIAIWQKPYNHVKCTEFRRRVKNPPICPAQDPDKAWYTKIETCLTPLPEVSNEQEVAGGQLEKWPKRLHAIPPRISRGTVNGVTEEDFQKDSQLWKRRVSYYKSVNNQLGQPGQYRNILDMNAFLGGFAANLVDDPVWVMNIAPAEAKVNTLGVIYERGLIGTYQSWCEAMSTYPRTYDLIHADSVFTLYENRCEMEDIMLELDRILRPEGSVIIRDDVDILIKVKRIADGLNWDSQIIDHEDGPLEREKLLFAVKSYWTAPAAQGS from the exons ATGGCGGGTTCTAACCCAACCCCTTATTATACTCCAACCTCCAAACACACAGCAGCTACCTACCATTCTCCTTTCCTTTTGAAAAGACCCAATCTTTACTCTTTAGTTGCCGTCACTTTTCTCTGTTCTGCTTTTTACTTCACTGGTTTATGGCAAAATAGAGGCAGTAACAGTGTCATCACCACTTCCAATATTGTCCACACTACCATCCCCTGTTTCCCTTCTAAAAATACCTCCACCAATTCCCCTACTTCTTCAAAATCCACCCAAAAACTAGACTTCACCACCCACCACTCCACCGACGACGGCGGAGCTGTTACACCTGATGATTCAATCAAAATTTACCCTCCTTGTGACATAAAGTACAGTGAGTACACCCCATGTGAAGACCCTGAAAGATCATTGAAATTCAACAGAAACAGATTGATATACAGAGAAAGGCATTGCCCAGAAAAGAATGAGCTTTTAAAATGCCGTATACCTGCACCATATGGTTACAAGAATCCATTTAAATGGCCAATTAGTAGAGATCTTGCATGGTATGCTAATGTACCACACAAAGAACTGACAGTTGAAAAAGCTGTTCAAAACTGGATTAGATATGAAGGGGACAGGTTTAGATTTCCTGGTGGTGGGACTATGTTCCCTAATGGTGCGGAtgcatatattgatgatattggCAAGTTGATTAATCTTAATGATGGTTCCATTAGAACCGCCATTGATACTGGCTGTGGG GTAGCGAGTTGGGGAGCTTACCTATTGTCACGAAATATCATAGCCATATCATTTGCACCCAGGGATTCACATGAAGCACAGGTTCAATTTGCACTTGAGCGAGGAGTACCCGCTCTGATCGGAGTTATTGCCTCCAAGAGGCTTCCCTATCCATCTAGAGCTTTTGATATGGCACATTGCTCTCGTTGTCTCATTCCGTGGGGCGAGTATGATGGTACATATTTGATTGAAGTCGATAGAGTCCTAAGACCTGGTGGATTTTGGATACTCTCTGGCCCTCCGATCCGCTGGAGAAAATACTGGAAAGGCTGGGCAAGAACACGGGAGGACCTAAATGCTGAACAAAATAAAATTGAGCAGGTAGCTAAACGACTCTGCTGGAAAAAGTTTGTCGAAAAGGATGATATTGCTATATGGCAGAAGCCATACAATCATGTTAAGTGCACGGAATTCCGAAGGAGAGTAAAAAATCCACCAATCTGCCCTGCTCAAGATCCTGATAAAGCCTG GTATACAAAAATTGAAACTTGTTTAACTCCCTTACCAGAAGTTTCAAATGAACAAGAGGTGGCTGGTGGACAATTGGAAAAGTGGCCTAAAAGATTACACGCAATACCACCGCGGATAAGCAGGGGAACGGTAAATGGGGTCACGGAAGAAGATTTCCAGAAGGATTCACAGCTATggaaaagaagggtttcgtatTACAAGTCAGTGAATAACCAGCTCGGCCAACCAGGGCAATACAGAAATATCTTAGATATGAATGCATTCCTAGGTGGCTTTGCTGCCAACTTGGTCGATGATCCTGTTTGGGTGATGAATATAGCTCCTGCTGAAGCTAAGGTCAATACACTTGGTGTCATTTATGAAAGAGGGTTAATTGGAACATACCAAAGCTG GTGTGAGGCTATGTCTACATACCCACGAACATATGATCTCATTCATGCTGATTCAGTATTTACTCTGTACGAAAACAG ATGTGAAATGGAAGATATTATGCTAGAATTGGATAGAATATTAAGGCCAGAAGGAAGTGTAATTATCCGAGACGACGTAGACATATTGATCAAAGTGAAGAGGATAGCGGATGGGCTGAACTGGGATAGTCAAATTATTGATCATGAAGATGGGCCACTCGAAAGGGAGAAGCTTCTGTTTGCAGTGAAATCATATTGGACAGCGCCAGCTGCTCAAGGATCTTAA